One region of Oculatellaceae cyanobacterium genomic DNA includes:
- the dndB gene encoding DNA sulfur modification protein DndB gives MLSTSFEYVLPVIRGIQAGREYYVSMCPVRLLPKLLPLDDREVPAELRTHRLVNRNRIPEITAYILNNPKNYTFSAITASIDADIKFEPIGTEAEGRKIGRLRVPMDAKFTINDGNHRRAAFELALKENPDLGFETIALILFLDIGLEHSQQIFTDLNRYAVDPDTSLNILYDHRNQTANLTRAVIKKVPVFRNLTDTERSTLSSRSGKLFTLSSIYNATSALLVNSQEIELQQQVELAVSYWNAVSSYIPDWELVLQKQVSASEIRQDYLHCHSVALAALGEVGGKLRSHYPENWELRLAGLRQIDWSRSNPDWQGHILSSGGISKSRSSVSWMCGYIKKFVDLPLSVK, from the coding sequence ATGCTTAGTACGTCTTTTGAGTATGTTTTACCTGTGATTCGGGGTATCCAGGCGGGACGAGAATATTATGTTTCTATGTGTCCGGTGCGACTGTTGCCGAAATTGTTGCCGTTGGATGATAGGGAAGTTCCAGCAGAATTGAGGACGCATCGCTTAGTTAACCGCAACCGCATTCCAGAAATTACTGCATATATTTTAAATAATCCCAAAAATTATACTTTTTCAGCTATTACAGCATCTATTGATGCCGATATTAAATTTGAACCGATTGGCACTGAGGCGGAGGGGCGGAAAATTGGGCGTTTGCGTGTGCCGATGGATGCTAAGTTTACTATTAATGATGGCAATCATCGACGCGCCGCGTTTGAATTGGCGTTGAAAGAAAATCCCGATTTAGGGTTTGAAACGATCGCACTTATCTTATTTTTAGATATTGGTCTTGAGCATTCACAACAAATTTTTACTGACCTTAACCGCTATGCAGTTGATCCTGATACATCGCTGAATATCCTTTACGATCATCGAAATCAAACTGCAAATTTGACGAGGGCAGTGATTAAAAAAGTCCCTGTTTTTAGAAACCTTACGGATACTGAACGTAGTACGCTGTCAAGTCGATCTGGTAAGCTATTCACTCTCAGCAGTATTTATAATGCTACTTCTGCCTTGTTAGTTAATAGTCAGGAGATTGAATTACAGCAGCAAGTTGAGTTAGCTGTCAGTTATTGGAATGCGGTTAGCAGTTATATTCCAGACTGGGAGTTAGTGTTGCAAAAACAAGTGAGTGCAAGTGAGATTCGGCAAGATTATCTGCATTGTCATAGTGTGGCGCTGGCAGCTTTGGGGGAAGTTGGGGGGAAATTGCGATCGCATTACCCTGAGAATTGGGAGTTACGGTTAGCAGGTTTGCGACAAATTGATTGGTCGAGGTCTAATCCTGATTGGCAGGGGCATATTTTGTCTAGTGGTGGAATTTCTAAGTCTCGCAGTAGTGTGAGTTGGATGTGTGGCTATATTAAGAAATTTGTGGATTTGCCACTATCAGTAAAATAG
- a CDS encoding HNH endonuclease: MSLGQQQENKDLAYYSYCFSKLNVYKNNKKGGVALNQPILLLCVIDLISQGFIQDKYIYHSEKLITHFNTYWNLLVNQPLKQHSFPLPFWHLKNAEGKFWHLHYTSEDRDRPQTIDKLREVVDYAYIDEELFVLLQDKDARQELIDVLISIWFSAKDQQIDEVLKINQDFSTTEDDDLQITSNSSSLDNKPRFYLKKAVVRDAFFRKAIVHIYDYRCAFCRIRVTRSLSQSIVDGAHIKKFSEFYDSREDNGISLCKNHHWAFDQGWFTINNDYKIIVANDLEEESPHSKPIKAFHGETILLPNAEKYFPRIEAIEWHREIVFGRNKKWNI, encoded by the coding sequence ATGAGTTTAGGGCAACAGCAAGAAAATAAAGATTTAGCCTACTACAGCTATTGTTTTTCTAAATTGAATGTTTACAAAAATAATAAAAAAGGTGGTGTAGCTCTTAATCAACCTATTCTGCTACTATGTGTAATTGATTTAATTAGTCAAGGTTTTATACAAGACAAATATATTTATCACTCTGAAAAATTAATTACTCATTTCAATACTTACTGGAACCTGCTTGTTAATCAACCTTTAAAACAACACTCATTTCCTCTTCCCTTTTGGCATCTCAAAAACGCAGAAGGTAAATTTTGGCATCTCCACTACACTTCTGAAGATAGGGATCGTCCTCAAACAATAGATAAGTTGAGAGAGGTAGTTGATTATGCGTATATAGATGAGGAGTTATTTGTTTTATTGCAAGATAAAGATGCAAGGCAAGAATTAATTGACGTACTAATATCTATTTGGTTTTCCGCTAAAGATCAACAAATAGATGAAGTTTTAAAAATTAACCAAGATTTTTCAACTACCGAAGATGATGATTTACAAATCACTTCAAATTCATCTAGTTTAGATAATAAACCAAGATTTTATCTAAAAAAAGCAGTTGTTAGAGATGCGTTTTTCCGTAAAGCTATAGTTCATATCTATGATTATAGATGTGCTTTTTGTAGAATAAGAGTAACTAGATCACTTAGTCAAAGCATTGTAGACGGCGCACATATAAAGAAATTTTCCGAATTTTATGACAGTCGAGAAGATAATGGAATTTCACTCTGTAAAAATCACCATTGGGCATTCGATCAAGGGTGGTTTACTATAAATAATGATTATAAAATAATTGTTGCTAACGATTTGGAAGAAGAATCACCTCATAGTAAACCAATAAAAGCTTTTCACGGCGAAACTATATTACTACCCAATGCAGAAAAATATTTTCCCAGGATAGAAGCTATTGAGTGGCATCGTGAGATTGTATTCGGACGTAATAAAAAATGGAACATTTAG
- the dndC gene encoding DNA phosphorothioation system sulfurtransferase DndC yields the protein MEHLVMTEIQQQISLFPSRSINELVEDIELLTKEIQELYCQDEIPFVIGWSGGKDSTCVLQLIWNAIAALPVEKRHKTIHVITNDTLVENPIVSAWVRNSLDRMKASAQQQKMPIETHLTHPAVEDTFWVCLIGKGYPAPRNRFRWCTERLKIKPTDSFIRAVIRDSGEVILVLGTRKAESTKRAANMAKHSEGRVRDRININPSRPNSVIYLPIEDWRTDEVWLYLMQWQNPWGNNNKDLFVMYRGATADNECPLVIDTSTPSCGDSRFGCWVCTLVNKDKSMEAMIQNDEEKEWMQPLLDIRNELDIENDRDRRDFRRIYGKVELFVRDVDGESSVSTIPGPYLKKWREHWLRKVLEAQTEARQTAPVEMRDVTLITLEELSEIRRIWLEEKHEFDDSLPRIYKEATGEEFQDTRLGAERKLIGTDEWEVLTEICDDDVMHLELMARLLDTERQHIKTRRGIYDNLVRCFETSSRNREEAIQNAHDKRDLKGAVAQGDVDKVKQLTWGSIKFGEPNIDEIDD from the coding sequence ATGGAACATTTAGTAATGACAGAAATCCAACAACAAATCTCCCTATTTCCATCACGTAGTATTAACGAGTTAGTAGAAGATATAGAACTGCTAACTAAAGAAATTCAAGAGTTATATTGCCAGGACGAAATACCATTTGTAATTGGTTGGAGTGGTGGCAAAGATAGCACTTGCGTACTACAGCTAATTTGGAATGCGATCGCAGCCCTTCCAGTTGAAAAACGACATAAAACAATTCATGTTATTACAAATGATACTTTAGTAGAAAATCCCATTGTTTCCGCTTGGGTACGCAATTCTTTAGATCGAATGAAAGCTTCTGCCCAACAACAGAAAATGCCAATCGAAACCCATCTAACTCATCCAGCAGTTGAGGATACTTTTTGGGTCTGTTTAATAGGTAAAGGCTACCCCGCACCCAGAAATCGCTTTAGATGGTGTACAGAACGTTTAAAAATTAAACCTACTGACTCTTTCATACGTGCAGTAATTAGAGATAGTGGTGAAGTCATACTTGTTTTGGGTACTCGCAAAGCTGAGAGTACTAAACGGGCAGCAAATATGGCTAAACATAGCGAAGGACGAGTACGCGATCGCATTAATATTAATCCTAGTCGCCCTAACTCTGTAATTTATCTACCTATTGAAGATTGGAGAACTGATGAAGTTTGGCTGTATTTGATGCAATGGCAAAATCCTTGGGGAAATAACAATAAAGATTTATTCGTCATGTATCGAGGCGCAACAGCAGATAACGAATGTCCATTAGTTATTGATACCTCTACTCCTAGCTGTGGTGATTCCCGTTTTGGATGCTGGGTTTGTACTCTGGTTAATAAAGATAAATCAATGGAGGCAATGATTCAAAATGATGAAGAGAAAGAATGGATGCAGCCTCTATTAGATATCCGCAATGAATTAGATATTGAAAATGATAGAGATAGAAGAGACTTCCGCCGTATCTATGGAAAAGTTGAACTTTTTGTACGTGATGTTGATGGCGAAAGTTCAGTTTCAACGATTCCTGGTCCTTATTTGAAAAAATGGCGGGAACATTGGCTGAGAAAAGTCTTAGAAGCGCAAACCGAAGCCCGTCAGACTGCACCCGTAGAGATGCGTGATGTTACCCTAATTACTCTTGAAGAACTAAGTGAAATTAGACGCATTTGGTTAGAAGAAAAACACGAATTTGATGATAGCTTACCTCGTATTTACAAAGAAGCTACAGGCGAAGAATTCCAAGACACCCGCTTAGGTGCAGAGAGAAAACTAATAGGTACTGATGAGTGGGAAGTGCTAACAGAAATTTGTGATGACGATGTAATGCACTTAGAACTAATGGCAAGATTGTTAGATACAGAACGCCAGCATATCAAAACTCGGCGCGGTATCTACGATAACTTAGTAAGATGTTTTGAAACCAGTTCTAGAAATAGAGAAGAAGCAATTCAAAACGCCCATGATAAACGTGATTTAAAAGGTGCTGTTGCTCAAGGTGATGTTGATAAAGTGAAGCAACTAACTTGGGGAAGCATTAAGTTTGGTGAGCCAAATATTGATGAAATAGATGATTAG
- the dndD gene encoding DNA sulfur modification protein DndD, protein MIFIQLVLQNFGPYLGRQEINLRPETNNETRPIILFGGMNGGGKTTLMDAIRLALYGQRAQCSTRGNLSYPDFLTQCVNRNTPPTEKARIELAFEIIEDGKPKILRIVRYWTPDPKDGKDVLGILENDEWKDQALTNTWDQYIENLLPIGISSLFLFDGEQVKELAEMETPPPVVVEAIQSLLGLELSERLSADLDILASRKRKELATTKELTTLEEIEQKLKQHNEELDAAKQELSSLNNELYQADRKQREAQDKFLSEGGKIASDRNRLEKQQNYFIEQRENVREVMRELAAGALPLALISPILTQAQFQAEKESRQQQAKIAQDILKERDNKLLDYITKLSLDNTEFDKIKNFIALENQQLEQEIAVDTQPWLLADKEEINQLNNILYAINTAEFRASEKQAELKKLEIEIDALERQINSAASPEAYQQLKDAVITTQNEAAKVKAAHETVKRRCEELKRAIAQIKKELESYADESLKSANNQHIINSIAKVKDTLKLFKEKLTLKKLNKLEMEVTECFRYLLHKSDLVHRVAIDTKTFALSIYDPKGQPVPKHRLSAGEKQLLAIAFLWGLARVSGRHLPVAIDTPLGRLDSSHRQNLVERYFPTASHQVILLSTDTEIGKVEVEQLRENSAIAREYLLKYNSSERQTVVELGYFW, encoded by the coding sequence ATGATTTTTATCCAACTTGTCCTGCAAAATTTTGGTCCCTACCTGGGTCGCCAAGAAATCAACCTGCGTCCCGAAACAAACAACGAAACACGCCCAATAATTCTCTTTGGCGGGATGAATGGCGGTGGTAAAACAACCTTGATGGATGCTATTCGCCTTGCACTTTATGGACAACGCGCCCAATGTTCCACACGGGGTAATTTAAGTTATCCAGACTTCCTTACTCAATGCGTCAACCGCAACACACCCCCCACAGAAAAGGCGCGAATAGAATTAGCTTTTGAAATTATTGAAGATGGCAAACCAAAAATATTAAGAATAGTTAGATATTGGACACCCGACCCTAAAGATGGCAAGGATGTATTAGGTATTTTAGAAAATGACGAATGGAAAGATCAAGCATTAACCAATACCTGGGATCAGTACATTGAAAACTTACTGCCTATAGGAATTTCTAGCTTATTTCTGTTTGACGGCGAACAAGTAAAAGAACTCGCCGAAATGGAAACTCCTCCCCCCGTTGTTGTCGAAGCAATTCAATCATTATTAGGCTTAGAATTATCGGAACGCTTATCAGCAGATTTAGATATTCTCGCTAGTCGCAAACGTAAAGAGTTAGCAACTACTAAGGAGTTAACCACCTTAGAAGAAATTGAACAAAAGCTTAAGCAGCACAATGAAGAGTTAGATGCTGCCAAACAAGAATTAAGTTCGTTAAATAATGAATTATATCAGGCTGATAGAAAACAGCGAGAAGCACAAGATAAGTTTTTATCTGAAGGCGGTAAAATTGCAAGCGATCGCAACCGCTTAGAAAAACAACAAAATTATTTTATTGAACAAAGAGAAAATGTCCGAGAAGTGATGCGAGAATTAGCTGCTGGTGCTTTACCTTTAGCTTTAATTTCCCCTATTCTTACCCAAGCTCAATTTCAAGCTGAAAAAGAAAGTCGCCAACAACAAGCCAAAATCGCGCAGGATATTTTAAAAGAGCGAGACAATAAATTATTAGATTATATCACAAAATTATCTTTAGATAATACAGAATTTGACAAAATCAAAAACTTTATTGCTTTAGAAAATCAACAGCTTGAGCAAGAGATAGCGGTAGATACTCAACCTTGGTTATTAGCAGATAAAGAAGAAATTAATCAATTAAATAACATCTTATATGCAATTAACACGGCTGAATTTAGAGCGAGTGAAAAACAAGCAGAACTAAAAAAACTGGAAATTGAGATAGATGCTTTAGAAAGACAGATAAATTCTGCTGCATCTCCCGAAGCTTATCAACAGTTAAAGGATGCGGTAATTACAACCCAAAACGAAGCTGCAAAAGTGAAGGCTGCACACGAAACAGTTAAGCGTCGCTGTGAGGAATTAAAAAGAGCGATCGCACAAATTAAAAAAGAGTTAGAAAGCTATGCAGATGAAAGCCTAAAATCGGCAAACAACCAACATATAATTAATTCTATAGCCAAAGTAAAAGACACACTCAAGCTATTTAAAGAAAAATTAACTCTCAAAAAACTGAATAAATTAGAAATGGAAGTAACCGAATGCTTCCGCTACTTATTGCACAAATCAGACTTAGTACATCGCGTTGCTATTGATACGAAAACATTTGCACTTTCTATCTACGATCCCAAAGGTCAACCAGTACCAAAACATCGCTTATCTGCGGGGGAAAAACAACTTTTAGCTATTGCCTTTTTATGGGGTTTAGCAAGGGTATCCGGGCGACATTTACCAGTTGCAATAGATACACCATTAGGACGTTTAGATTCATCGCATAGACAGAATTTAGTGGAGCGATATTTTCCTACTGCGAGTCATCAAGTAATTTTATTGTCTACAGATACGGAAATAGGAAAAGTGGAAGTGGAACAGTTAAGAGAAAATAGTGCGATCGCGCGGGAGTATTTGTTGAAGTATAATTCTTCGGAGCGTCAGACGGTGGTAGAATTAGGTTACTTTTGGTGA
- a CDS encoding GxxExxY protein, with amino-acid sequence MRIALAHELRKAGLGVKQQYQIKVYYDGIVVGNYEADLLVENSVILELKAVKNLTDRDEAQCVSYLKASKLKIGLLINFGNPKAEIKRIVNKF; translated from the coding sequence ATGAGAATTGCTTTAGCACATGAATTGCGTAAAGCTGGATTAGGTGTAAAACAACAATACCAAATTAAGGTTTACTACGATGGGATTGTAGTAGGTAACTATGAAGCTGATTTATTAGTTGAAAATTCCGTCATTCTAGAACTAAAAGCTGTCAAAAATCTTACAGATAGAGACGAAGCACAATGCGTCAGCTACCTCAAAGCTAGCAAACTCAAAATTGGCTTACTCATCAACTTCGGCAACCCCAAAGCAGAAATCAAGCGTATCGTCAACAAATTCTAA
- the dndE gene encoding DNA sulfur modification protein DndE produces the protein MEPPINTIKLSQTAKDQLTKLKRFTKIDQWNILCRWAFCRSLAEPTIPSPVPIITDSNVEMTWRVFGGELADILIIALKQRCHNDGLGTDKETLATQFRLHLHRGIGYLAGDQTIKKIEDLIDVAIHPQR, from the coding sequence ATGGAACCCCCTATCAACACCATCAAACTCTCCCAAACAGCCAAAGACCAACTAACCAAACTAAAACGCTTCACCAAAATCGACCAATGGAACATCCTTTGTCGCTGGGCATTTTGCCGTTCCCTCGCCGAACCCACCATCCCCTCCCCCGTCCCCATCATTACCGATAGCAACGTCGAAATGACCTGGCGCGTATTTGGCGGAGAATTAGCCGACATCTTAATCATCGCCCTTAAACAACGCTGTCACAACGACGGCTTAGGTACAGATAAAGAAACCCTCGCTACTCAATTCCGCCTCCACCTGCATCGCGGTATTGGCTATCTCGCTGGAGATCAAACTATTAAGAAAATTGAAGACTTAATCGACGTAGCTATCCATCCTCAACGTTGA
- a CDS encoding DNA phosphorothioation-associated putative methyltransferase has translation MVASLPEPPEIERHRAAIVRTDISRPVRMAIEAEILTADKTFFDYGCGHGGDIDRTTERGYTSAGWDPYYRPDSPLIPSDIVNLGFVLNVIEDSEERRDSLCKAWELTQQVLIVATQVLVHDRNIKQTPYNDGIITCRNTFQKYYDQEELKQYIDDALGVDAVPVTLGVYFVFRDEKAKESFRASRFRSRLYTPRVRRPVKRFEECEEQLQPLMEFVSDRGRLPVKHELPAEPELVAEFGSIKSAFKVILQATNEEDWDVIAYRRSLDIQVYLALTQFSKRPKLKQLAPELQHDIKAFFGNYDEACEVADKMLFSLGKPEVIKTACQKSKIGKHLPTALYVHVSALAELDPLLRTYEGCASRTIGRMDGATLIKFHTNKPKISYLFYPDFDTDPHPALHTSMQIDLQDLKVRYRDYSKSENPPILHRKETFVTPNYPLYEQFAQLTIEEEAAGLLENTSDIGTRDGWQNRLTQHQVEIREHQVYNKQRTVSNDQ, from the coding sequence ATGGTTGCTTCACTGCCAGAACCGCCAGAAATCGAACGGCATCGAGCAGCAATTGTTCGTACAGACATCTCGCGTCCCGTGCGGATGGCAATAGAAGCCGAAATCTTAACAGCAGATAAAACATTTTTTGACTACGGTTGCGGTCATGGTGGAGATATCGATCGCACCACAGAGAGAGGTTATACTAGCGCAGGTTGGGATCCTTACTATCGTCCTGACTCCCCTTTAATTCCATCAGATATAGTTAATCTCGGCTTTGTACTCAACGTTATTGAAGATTCAGAAGAACGTCGTGATAGTTTGTGCAAAGCTTGGGAATTAACACAGCAAGTATTAATAGTTGCTACCCAAGTTTTAGTACACGATCGCAACATCAAACAAACACCTTACAACGATGGCATTATTACCTGTCGCAATACCTTCCAAAAATATTACGACCAGGAAGAACTTAAACAATATATAGATGATGCCCTGGGCGTTGATGCCGTACCAGTCACCCTGGGGGTATATTTTGTTTTCCGTGATGAAAAAGCTAAAGAAAGTTTCCGCGCCTCGCGTTTCCGTTCCCGTCTTTATACGCCCAGAGTGCGTAGACCTGTTAAGAGGTTTGAAGAGTGTGAAGAACAACTGCAACCATTGATGGAATTTGTCAGCGATCGCGGACGCTTACCCGTCAAACATGAATTACCCGCAGAACCAGAATTAGTTGCAGAATTTGGTAGTATCAAGAGCGCATTTAAAGTAATTTTGCAAGCGACAAACGAAGAAGATTGGGATGTGATCGCATATCGTCGTTCTCTCGATATCCAAGTTTATCTTGCCCTGACTCAATTCAGTAAGCGCCCCAAATTAAAACAACTAGCACCCGAACTCCAACACGACATTAAAGCCTTTTTCGGCAACTATGATGAAGCCTGCGAAGTCGCCGATAAAATGCTCTTTAGTTTGGGTAAACCAGAAGTTATCAAAACAGCTTGCCAAAAAAGTAAGATTGGTAAACACTTACCCACAGCCTTATATGTTCATGTTTCCGCATTAGCAGAACTCGATCCACTTTTACGCACTTATGAAGGTTGCGCCAGTCGTACTATCGGGCGGATGGATGGTGCAACCTTAATTAAATTCCATACCAATAAACCGAAAATTTCTTATCTATTTTATCCCGATTTTGATACTGATCCGCATCCAGCATTACACACCAGTATGCAAATTGACTTGCAGGATTTAAAGGTGAGATATCGAGATTATAGTAAATCTGAAAATCCGCCAATATTGCATCGTAAAGAGACCTTTGTTACACCTAATTATCCTCTGTACGAACAATTTGCCCAACTCACAATTGAGGAAGAAGCAGCAGGACTATTAGAAAATACCAGTGACATCGGTACTCGCGACGGTTGGCAAAATAGATTAACCCAACACCAAGTAGAAATTAGAGAACATCAAGTTTATAACAAACAAAGAACAGTGAGCAACGATCAGTAA